The genomic interval GCTAACACCTTAATGGTGACATCTCCTGAATTTAGAGAAAACCGTGTTGCTTACATTAAGCAAAGTTTAGAAAATTCAAAATACAATGCCAAGTTTATTGATCGTGATGGTCAAATGCAATTTAGGACCATTCGTCCAGAGGGTGATTATGGGAAGCCAGAAGTGGCATTTAAAGAAGGATTAGCACCTCAATTCGTCAGTATGTGGGCTTTCCAATCAGGAGTCATTAGTAAGCCTTATGTAAATGATGTATTTGAAACAGAAGGCGAAAAAATTGGCTGGTCTGGTGGGATTACGTCAACTTCCGCCAACTTAAAATTTTGCGCCGCATTTGATTTTGCTGCGAGTTATGGTATCCAAGATGGCTATATCTATGTCTATGCCTGTGATGAAGCCGCTTCCGTTGGGCGTCATATTAGTTTTGGTGTAGGTTATGATGGCAAAGTTGACAAAGGAATGGGAATAGAACGAAGTAATGCTGAGGCAGCAATGGAATATATGTTACCTTTTTTATCTCCTGAGCGGATAATTGGCGCTAGGGAAATTAAAAAAGACGGTTCTCTAGGTGAATTTTTTCCAAATCCGAATGTGAAGCAAAGTGCCTATGGTGATACCGAATTTCTAAAATTGATGCTTTGTGAAAATGTTAATGAAATTAAACTCATCGAATACTTAGAAAGGCGAAGTGTAGAAATTTTACATAAGGACAATGATTTCGAGTATACCAATAAAATGGTTAAGCTCTTTAGCGAACTTACTCCTGAACGACAAGCTGTTGTATTAAAAATTGCTCACGCTTCTCATATAGCATTAACTCATCAACTCACAGACAATTTAGACCCAACACTCAAAGAAACTAATCCATTGAAATGGGATATGTTACATGGATTAAAGTTAAGTAAAGACCCTGAGCACCCCATTGAAGTATTGCCTAAAATGATGAGGCTGGCATTATCTCACGAACAACAATTAACATTAGATACGCATTTGGAAAAACATTCTAAATTACAAGTAAAATCACATTTTGGATTTGAATTTGAAAGGGACAAACGCACAACAAAAGACAAATCTCCAGAGAAGATTCATTATCCTCAACCACGTTTCTTTAGACAACAACAAGAACAACCTACCACTAAAGATACTTTGGAAGAGATAAGTAAAATTACTCCCCAAAATCCAAGCGGTTCTAAATAATTCTTATCGTTGATATGAAAAGCATAATGCTTTTCATATCAACAATATTAAGAAAAAATTATCATTATATTGGTATTTAAAGTTATATTCATTTACAATTGCTTCAAGTTTTATCAATTTTTGGTATCTTTATGTATAAAAAAGTAGAATTAACAAATAATATTCTCTCGAAATTATTTAAACCTTACGACAAGGATTATGACCCCAAGATATTTTCTCCTGCTTTTGAATCAATTAGCCTTAATCTTCAAAACATTTGCAACATCTACGGAAATATCCCAAAAACGTGTATTCGACTGTTAAATCAGCTTAAATTACCTTTTGATGATCGTGAATATCTACAAAAAGTGACAAATCCTATTCGATTTTTTGGTGTAAGAGATCGCAATGAGTCCTTTTTCACTCTGGCTCAAAGTTTAGAAAGCTTAAGAATATTACTCAGTCAAGATGAACAAAAACTCAAAGATCTGTTCGCAAAAGATATCGAACTTATGCCCGGAGATGATAAAAGTAAAGCCTTCGCGCGTATCGTAAGTGAAGTTTGTTCAAAGGCAATTGATATGACTATTGCAGACATACAAGCCCAAATGGACTGTCCATTTCACGAAAATACTTCTACCCCATCAAAAATAGGGATGTGTGTCTAAGCACTAACAAGGTAGAAATAAGAGCAAAAATGTAAAAATCATGCTCCCTACAAAGGGGGCAGCGTTCCAGCTAACGCCAACACCAAGTAAATGCCCCTAAAAAAACTCTTATTCTGTTAAAAAATCTTGTGCATGATTAAGGCCGTTCTTATTTCACCCTAGTCTTTACACAGCTTCTGTAGCACTCACTTAACTAATTTTTGTATGTTGCTTCACATGCTGTTAAAAAAAACAGGTTTTTGTGAAAAACAGACAAAAATGATGCTATGAACACTCATATAAGCATTTGATCAATCCATAAAAACTATTTTTTAACAAAATCATCTCTCTATCGTATTGGGAGAAATAAGCTAAAATCAGCATGTACTGTTCTTTTCAAATCTCACATTATATAACAATAGTATCCTTCATGATTACCATTAGTTGTCTACAATTTACTCATTTCTAATCTATAATTTTAAATTAAAATACCAATTTAAAGGATAATGACAACGCATTTTGGAGAAAATCATGGGATATATCATTGCATGGTTGTTAGGCGTTCCGGTTAGTTTATTAGTATTAATTTGGCTAATTTCTCATCTTTAGAATCAAGGATACTTATATTATGGACAATCAAAAATGTTATAAGACTACGATTACTGATATTCATTGGACCCCAATTTTTGCCGGTGCATTTGTTGGTGTTGGTTTAGGCTTTTTGCTTGATATTTTTAGTATGGCGATTGGTTTAAGTGCATATACTTCCTCTCCTAAGGGTACAACTGTTGTTGCAATTGGGGGCATTCTAGGATTATTAATCGGCTCCATCGTATCAATGGGTGTAGCAGGATTTGTTACCGGGTATTTAGCACGATTTTATCATTGCTATTGCCATGGAGGTGTAATTTATGGATTCATTACTTGGAGTTTGGGTTTAATGTTGGGTGCTTTATTAATCATACCAATGATGCATTATGTTTCCTTTCATCAAGAAAATTTAGATCCGGCTTTGACACCTACACAGATTTCTACAGCAGATGTAAATGTATCTGTTTCTTCTCAGCAAAACTCATCAGAGCAAAAAATACTGCACGGCAATCCTCAGCATTTGGCTTGGAGTGGATGGATTCTTTTCATTCTATTTTTTCTTAGTGCTTTTTCAAGTTGTATTGGAGCTTGTTATGGAATGCGTTGTGACAAAGAAGAAAATAATAAACACTCCCACGCGTGAACGTATTATTCGTATTCAGTTTATGTCGTCTGAGTTTACAGATACCGCAATCTGAAATTTATAGATTGCGGTGATTTTTTATGATTATTTAATGTCTTTAGTACAAAATTATATAACAATCAAAATATGAAGTGTCCATTTAGATAAATAACAAACCTACGATCCAAGTCCATGTGGAACGCAATGCCAATATTAATAGAATTAAAATAATAAATAAAATCAGATTCATAAAAACTTTAATAAGGTCAGTTGGCATTTGCTAGCTCGACACAACACTGCCGTTAGGTTAAGAAAAAAGTAGGTTGGGCCTCTAACAAAGACGGTTAAGCCACAACAGGGCTCAATGTTGTCGCCAGGCCCAACCTACAGTCTCAAACACACTTTCCTTAACTTAATGACATCGGGGGAGCAAACGTCAACAGAGCCTGGTAATAGCTGATAATCATTTTAAATTATTTGTTCAGTAGACCTTCAGGCTGGATATTAGAGTGTTTTTCAAATTTGCCTAATACAGAATTACCCAGCAGGTTATCTGTTTGATTATCCTTTAAATAACAATAAAGTTCTTCCTTATTCTTTATCGCAAGTACTTAAATGAAGCTGGTATTAAATTTTCCCAGCTTCATTTAATAAAAATTACTCTTGTGTTTCGCAAGTAATTTTAGTGCAATCACGACAGTTTTTGACCGCAAAAGCGAACGATTCGGTTGCTGAGCCTTGTGTATTAGCCATCTTATCATCTGCAGCTTTATCTCCTGCAACATCACTACTACTTGCATTAGTGGTGCAAATCCATTTAGCATTTAAATCAGTTTTTGTTGCAGAAAAGGCCACAGAAGAAGCTATAATAAAAAAACCTATAATTAACTTTTTCATAACATCTCCTTGTTTAAATATCCATTTATAATATTTGGTTTCCTCTAGGAGGTCCCTTGACGACTTATCAGTCTCATCTAAGTAATCGGAATATTTCTAGTGAGAAGTCTCAATGACTGTAAAGTCATCATTAGTTAATTTACCCCAATTTTGTGCTTTATTTTTTATGGGTTAACTCCTAAAGTATAGGGTATTGTTCAAAAACAATCCAATCCTAGGTGTCTCTTGAGAAACTTATTCGAGATATTATTTCATTAAAAGTGGCGCGCTCTTATCCAATTTATCCCGCAGGATTAAAATTCCTTTCCTTATCTATAGAAATTACCTCTTGCCTATTTTCTTTTGTTTGTTCTTTGATTTTGATTAAGAAAGGGATAAAAAACAAAGCAAATACAACAGACAGTTGGTACAATCCCACCCATCCAATATTCATTTGAATCATCGCTGCCAAGGGACCTGAGATAATGCGAGGTAAAGTAGATAATGCCACAAGTAAAGAAAATTGAGTTCCAGTATACTGTTTATCTACCAAGCGCATAAATAAAGCGACTAATGCTGTAGAGCCCATGCCCGCTGCAAAATTATCAAAAAATACTGCCACTGATAATAAAATGACATTTTTGCCTATTATTGCTAACGCAACAAATAAAATATTAGTTAATGCCTGCAACAAACCAAAAAAGAATAATGAACGATACAATGAATAATTCATCAACAAAAACCCAGCACATAATCCGCCCAGCAATATAGAACCAACTCCGAGTATTTTATTGATATATCCGATAGTATCTAAAGAAAAACCAAGTCCTTGAATGAGAAACGGCATTACGATACCACTAGTAGTCGTTGTAAAAGCCTCTCCTAATTTATAACAAAAAACAAAACATAAAAGAGGAATGACTCCTTGACGTGATAAGAATTCTTTCACAGGTGCTATAAATGATAATGCAAAATTACTCTTTTGTTGGACGGCTGCACTTGGCTCTTCACTACCAAAGACAGCAAGCATCCCTACTATCATGAGACAACCCATAAAGCGATAAGTAAAAGCCCAACCTAATTTCTGTGCCATAACCAAGGCAAAACCGCCGGACAACAGCAGAGCAAGTCGATAACCTAATACCGCTAACGAAGCACCTAAACCATGCTCAGCCATTGGTAAATATTCAGCTCGATGCGCATCAATTGCAATGTCTTGAGTTGCAGAAAAACAAGCCAAGGCTAATGCGAGCAAAGCTATTAACTTAGGATGCTGTTCTGGAATAAACCACGCCATCAAGTTAAAACCAAAAAGTAATAAACATTGCATTGCAAAGATCCAACTTCGCCTTTTACCCAAATTAAATAATGAGTAACGATCAAGAATAGGCCCCCAGAAAATACGATAAGCATAAGGTAAACTGATTAAACTTAACGTTCCAGTCACAAAAACAGACATTCCACTGTAGGCAAACCATGCTTGCAGTGTACTACTGATTAAGGCCATGGGTAAGCCAGAAGAAAAACCTAAAATGAAAACAATAAAGAGACGCTTGTTCATCATTAAGATCACTCAAAGCGGTGAGGATTTGCAACTTAAGAAGAGCTCACTCCCAAAATGGGAGTGAGTATGGTGAGAAAGAAAATTTCCTCACGAGATTAGGCTGCTTTTTTTACTGAAATCAAATGAATTTTGAAGATCAATGTTTCATTTGGACCTATAGGGCCACCTACACTACGTGGGCCATAAGCTAAATCTGCTGGAACATAAACTTCCCATGTAGAACCAGAAGGCATTAATTGTAATGCTTCTGTCCAACCAGGAATTACTTGAGATACTTGAAATGTCGCCGGCTTGCCTGCTTTTTCAGTACTGTCAAATACAGTACCGTCAATTAATGTACCAGTATATTCAACAGTTACAGTATCTGATTTACCGGGTTTCGCACCAGTACCAGCATCAATAATTTTATACTGCAAACCACTTGGTAACACTACTATTCCAGGCTTTGATTTGTTAGCAGATAAGAACGCTTCACCTTTCGCTTTGTTCTCTTCTGCTTTTTTATTAAATTCAGCGCTACGCTTAGCCATCAAATCTTTCTGAAATTTACTCAGAACATCTTTCATTTGTTCTTCAGTCAAAATCAATTGAGCACCAGACATTCCATCTTGCATTCCTTTAGCTAATACGTCTGGATTAATGTCAATGCCTTGATTTTTAAAGTTTTTTCCTAAATCAGCACCAATACTATAAGATAATTTATCTTTGTCCGTAGTAAGCGATGTAGCATCAGTTGCAGCCATTGCTGTAGACATTGCCAACCCCATAATGGCCGCAGTGACCAATTTCATCTTCATAAAGAATCCCCTTGTAGTCTTTCTATTGTGCCTATCATCCTATTATTTGAATAGTAAATAGGAAATTATAAAAAAATATCTCTATAATTCTGCCTAAATTCGCATGAAATTACTAGACCTTAAATCAGATTAATTGTAATTATATTATAAAGAGTCTTAAATTAAGCCTAGAGTCTGTTTTTTTATCTCTATTCTGTGGATATTGACAGCATGACACACACACACTTCACTATAATTAAAATAGACAAATAAAGAAGATCGCTCTACACTTTGCACTAATTATAACTAGAGATTTAAACCCCATGAACATCAGTGTATTTGATTTATTTTCGATTGGAATTGGTCCTTCAAGCTCTCATACTGTAGGTCCTATGCTTGCAGCTAATGCCTTCTTAAAATTACTTGAAGACAAACAACTCATAGATCAATCTCAACGAATTAAAATTGAACTCTATGGTTCCCTAGCTTTAACCGGAAAAGGCCATGGCACTGACAAAGCTATTTTAAATGGCTTAGAAAATAAAGCCCCTGAAACAGTAAATCCAGAGTCCATGGTACCTCGTATGCAGGAAATTCTTAATTCGCATACTCTCCATTTAGCAGGTAAAAGAAATATTCCCTTCAACGAACAAACTGACTTTCTTTTTTTGCAAAAAGAGCTGTTACCTAAGCACACTAATGGTATGCGCTTTTCTGCTTTTGATGGACTAAATAACTTATTAATAGCACAAGTCTATTATTCGATTGGCGGTGGTTTTATTACTACGGAGGAAGAATTTTCAAAATCTACGGAGGATACAAATCCGCCCCCATATCCATTTTCAACCGCATTTCAGCTCTTAGATCTTTGTCGTGAACATAATTTGACTATAGCCGAACTAATGATGGTTAATGAAAAAACTTGGCGTAGTACGGAAGAAATTCATCAAGGTATTTTAGACATCGCCAAAGTAATGGATGATTGCATCATTAACGGATGCAATCACGATGGGATCTTACCCGGTGGTTTAAATTTAAAAAGACGCGCTCCAGATTTATATAATAAGTTGATGCATCAAAAAGGAGTAAAAAGCATCTTCGAACAAGCCGATATTATGAATTGGTTAAATCTTTACGCTATGGCAGTTAATGAAGAAAATGCTGCGGGAGGACGTATTGTTACTGCCCCAACGAATGGAGCTGCAGGAATTATTCCGGCTGTACTTAAATATTGTCAACAAGCACATGATAAAATGAGCAGTAAAGATATTTATACTTATTTCCTCACCGCAGCTGCTATCGGCATCCTTTATAAAAAAGGCGCTTCTATTTCTGGCGCTGAGGTAGGCTGCCAAGGTGAAGTTGGTGTTGCGTCTTCTATGGCCGCAGCAGGTCTTACTGCTGTCCTTGGAGGAACTGTAGCCCAAGTTGAAAATGCAGCTGAAATCGCAATGGAGCATCATTTAGGGATGACTTGTGATCCGGTGTTAGGTTTGGTACAAATCCCATGTATTGAACGAAATGCGATGGGAGCTGTAAAAGCAGTTAATGCAACACGAATGGCACTCATAGGCGATGGCCAACACCAAATCTCCCTGGATAAAGTGATTAAAACCATGAAGCAAACAGGGATGGACATGCAGAGTATTTATAAAGAAACCTCCATGGGAGGTTTGGCTGTTAATTTACCAGAGTGTTGACAATGAGGGCTCTTCGCGCTTAGAGCGTTTCTCCACTAATGCTGCAAGTCCTGTCAATCGATGTTTTTCTACCATTTCATTAAATGGCTTCACATCCTCTTCAGAATTGAATGAGGAGGATATTTCGTGTATTTTTTCGCCTAGCTTTTCCATTTTTTGATTCACTCTCATATTCCTATGCTGTAGAAGTCCTGTACGGTCTTCAACAAAAAACAAGTGCTTTTCAATTGATTTCCAAGCCCGATCCCCTTTAGTATTTACAACTTCATCACGAAGTTCCGTTGAATCACGCACTTCTTTCTCCAAGGAAGGAACAGATTGTTTAGTACGTAAAAGCCTAACGGGTAAAGGGCCTACTATTAAATTGAAATCATACATGTCTTGAAGTTCTTCCTTGGTGTAACACATAGCTACAGCATCGCGATAGGTTTCCAAAGTATATTTTGCCACATGTTCTTGTTCTTTCTGCTGATGAGTGCGCATATAAGCATAAATTGGGTGGTATTTATTTTGATTTGATAACATCGCGATACTATCTGTCGTAAAATAAGCACACCCACGACCAGCATTTTGTAAAACATCTGTAGGTACATAAACGTGGAGATTGCATATTTTACTTAAACGACCGAACTCCATCTGATTGGCTAATAAATTGGTTAATACTAGCGATTGTACAAAGCCCAAAGGATCACAGACTAAAATATCTAATGTAGGACGTTCTTTTGCTTTGAAAGCAAACTCTAAAAAGGACCAATGATTTAAATGAGCACTACCATCCCATTTTGAAATAGCAATTTGAAACCGCATATCCTCATCACAGTTTTCTATCATTTGATCAATGATATAAGCTAATTCATCAAGTTCATCAGTACTCATTGCAAACGCATTAAAGCCATCTCCTCCTTTTTCAAGCCGCGTTTTTTCTTTTAGGTGCAAGAAAAATGCCATCAGGTCTTCTGAAATAGTGCCTGGTTTATCAACCTGAGCTAAAAGTTCTTTAATTTCTGCGATATTTTTCATAATAAAAATTAATTAATAATAAGTTGCTTCATTATAAAAAATGAAACACACTTAATCAAAATAAATACGATTAGGTATAT from Legionella sainthelensi carries:
- a CDS encoding AmpG family muropeptide MFS transporter, whose translation is MNKRLFIVFILGFSSGLPMALISSTLQAWFAYSGMSVFVTGTLSLISLPYAYRIFWGPILDRYSLFNLGKRRSWIFAMQCLLLFGFNLMAWFIPEQHPKLIALLALALACFSATQDIAIDAHRAEYLPMAEHGLGASLAVLGYRLALLLSGGFALVMAQKLGWAFTYRFMGCLMIVGMLAVFGSEEPSAAVQQKSNFALSFIAPVKEFLSRQGVIPLLCFVFCYKLGEAFTTTTSGIVMPFLIQGLGFSLDTIGYINKILGVGSILLGGLCAGFLLMNYSLYRSLFFFGLLQALTNILFVALAIIGKNVILLSVAVFFDNFAAGMGSTALVALFMRLVDKQYTGTQFSLLVALSTLPRIISGPLAAMIQMNIGWVGLYQLSVVFALFFIPFLIKIKEQTKENRQEVISIDKERNFNPAG
- a CDS encoding FKBP-type peptidyl-prolyl cis-trans isomerase, whose amino-acid sequence is MKMKLVTAAIMGLAMSTAMAATDATSLTTDKDKLSYSIGADLGKNFKNQGIDINPDVLAKGMQDGMSGAQLILTEEQMKDVLSKFQKDLMAKRSAEFNKKAEENKAKGEAFLSANKSKPGIVVLPSGLQYKIIDAGTGAKPGKSDTVTVEYTGTLIDGTVFDSTEKAGKPATFQVSQVIPGWTEALQLMPSGSTWEVYVPADLAYGPRSVGGPIGPNETLIFKIHLISVKKAA
- a CDS encoding L-serine ammonia-lyase, whose translation is MNISVFDLFSIGIGPSSSHTVGPMLAANAFLKLLEDKQLIDQSQRIKIELYGSLALTGKGHGTDKAILNGLENKAPETVNPESMVPRMQEILNSHTLHLAGKRNIPFNEQTDFLFLQKELLPKHTNGMRFSAFDGLNNLLIAQVYYSIGGGFITTEEEFSKSTEDTNPPPYPFSTAFQLLDLCREHNLTIAELMMVNEKTWRSTEEIHQGILDIAKVMDDCIINGCNHDGILPGGLNLKRRAPDLYNKLMHQKGVKSIFEQADIMNWLNLYAMAVNEENAAGGRIVTAPTNGAAGIIPAVLKYCQQAHDKMSSKDIYTYFLTAAAIGILYKKGASISGAEVGCQGEVGVASSMAAAGLTAVLGGTVAQVENAAEIAMEHHLGMTCDPVLGLVQIPCIERNAMGAVKAVNATRMALIGDGQHQISLDKVIKTMKQTGMDMQSIYKETSMGGLAVNLPEC